Proteins from a single region of Rhinolophus sinicus isolate RSC01 linkage group LG13, ASM3656204v1, whole genome shotgun sequence:
- the WFDC8 gene encoding WAP four-disulfide core domain protein 8, translating into MLLGLLQRETSAIWGKRHLPLHSSTFSGRNVTLLLLLSLSLEETFASLYKRVEKKPGTCPKERLTCRAKVPDLCRTDISCDGFLKCCSFTCGKKCMDPYKEPCMLPLDPGNCKNMTQHWYFDSKYNLCKPFKYGGCQGNANNFFSQEDCTKACSLTEKKGVCPLFPFKNRMECSPSCKSDNDCPETEKCCDSTCGFVCIIPWTVKTGLCPQKFTCPKIDKPKCLTDEDCPLEEKCCLHCGLKCVEPRD; encoded by the exons ATGCTCCTCGGTTTACTACAAAGAGAAACCTCTGCCATATGGGGAAAGAG GCACCTTCCTCTCCACAGCTCCACCTTTTCGGGGAGGAATGTAACTCTCctgctgcttctctccctctctttggaGGAGACATTCGCATCGCTATACAAAAGAGTGGAAA AGAAACCAGGAACGTGCCCCAAAGAGAGGCTCACGTGTAGGGCTAAAGTTCCAGACTTATGCAGAACGGATATCAGCTGTGATGGATTTCTGAAGTGCTGCTCTTTTACCTGTGGGAAGAAGTGCATGGATCCCTACAAAG AACCCTGCATGCTACCCTTAGACCCAGGAAACTGTAAGAATATGACACAGCACTGGTATTTTGACTCAAAATACAATTTATGCAAACCCTTTAAGTATGGAGGTTGCCAAGGAAATGCCAACAACTTCTTCAGCCAGGAAGACTGTACGAAGGCTTGCTCATTAACTG aaaagaaaggagtGTGCCCACTCTTCCCTTTCAAGAACCGGATGGAGTGTTCACCTTCGTGTAAGAGTGACAATGATTGccctgaaactgaaaaatgttgTGACTCCACGTGTGGCTTTGTTTGTATCATTCCCTGGACAG TCAAAACAGGTCTCTGTCCACAAAAGTTCACCTGTCCCAAGATTGATAAACCCAAGTGCCTGACAGATGAGGATTGCCCATTGGAAGAGAAGTGCTGTTTACATTGTGGACTAAAGTGCGTGGAACCTAGAGATTAG
- the WFDC9 gene encoding protein WFDC9: MKPWALLRIILICGVVMLLPVLGGIRKKPLSEERKIEQCWIQPPLKYCAKRCTKSQGCVYLNHTCCWTFCGNICLDNE; encoded by the exons ATGAAGCCCTGGGCTCTCCTACGCATCATTCTCATCTGTGGGGTTGTGATGCTTCTGCCTGTGCTGGGAGGAATCAGGAAAAAACCTTTAT ctgaagaaagaaaaattgaacagtGCTGGATACAGCCTCCGTTAAAGTATTGTGCGAAAAGGTGCACTAAATCACAAGGATGTGTATATCTGAATCATACATGCTGCTGGACCTTCTGTGGAAACATCTGCTTGGACAATGAGTGA